One genomic region from Sphingobacterium multivorum encodes:
- a CDS encoding GLPGLI family protein has product MRKYYIFFLFLFLSRLSSAQRLHAVYEYIPSAMATFKEAVYYDGTVKIAVRDSMPIRKQELNKDADADDEVASSFSITIGSGKRYNRVVIHQNKADQQLETRSIQGVNYLVTDKFPALVWNTDYTDVDTLGKHVCHKATASYRGTTLVAYYTNDIPVPVGPSKFGGLPGLIVMLYNESANPNYWYLKEVNYPYTGDIPVNDKYIQSLPKLSLEEFIKKDDQFNEEQMRIMYSKMPMMEGVSVEKQKVRGSVEQVYEWEHQ; this is encoded by the coding sequence ATGCGTAAATATTATATATTCTTTTTATTTCTGTTCCTTTCCAGATTATCTTCTGCACAGCGGCTTCATGCCGTATATGAATACATTCCATCGGCAATGGCTACTTTTAAAGAAGCTGTCTATTATGATGGAACAGTGAAGATTGCTGTTCGAGATTCCATGCCAATTCGTAAGCAAGAGCTCAATAAAGATGCCGATGCCGACGATGAAGTAGCATCTTCATTTTCGATAACAATCGGTTCTGGCAAGAGGTATAACAGGGTCGTGATCCATCAAAATAAGGCTGACCAACAGTTAGAAACCCGCTCCATTCAAGGTGTTAACTATTTGGTGACGGACAAATTCCCGGCACTGGTCTGGAATACGGATTACACCGATGTGGATACATTGGGCAAACATGTATGCCATAAGGCAACGGCCTCTTATCGAGGGACTACGTTGGTAGCTTATTATACGAATGATATTCCCGTACCTGTGGGACCATCAAAATTTGGCGGCTTGCCAGGCCTTATCGTGATGCTCTATAACGAAAGTGCTAATCCGAACTATTGGTACTTGAAGGAGGTAAATTATCCCTATACTGGCGATATTCCCGTAAATGATAAATATATTCAGTCTTTGCCCAAATTGAGCCTGGAAGAGTTTATTAAAAAAGACGACCAATTCAATGAAGAGCAAATGCGCATTATGTACAGCAAAATGCCAATGATGGAAGGCGTAAGCGTTGAGAAACAAAAAGTTAGGGGTAGTGTAGAGCAAGTATATGAATGGGAACATCAATAA
- a CDS encoding protein adenylyltransferase SelO, translating to MNIEQIKQPFFKKFPGDFSNNPTQRGTPKVLFATIEPAGFEQPQLIAFNEALAEEIGLGKFEEKDLNFLVASHLPDNIQTYATAYAGHQFGNWAGQLGDGRAILAGEITNAAGKKTEIQWKGAGATPYSRRADGRAVLRSSVREYLMSEAMYHLGIPTTRALSLAFTGEDVLRDIMYNGNPQYEKGAIVIRTAESFLRFGHFELMFAQGEHTLLQDLLDFTIENYFPEIASSDQQKYKDFFENICSRTADLMLEWYRVGFVHGVMNTDNMSILGLTIDYGPYSMLDEYNLNFTPNTTDLPGRRYAFGKQAQIAQWNLWKLANALQPIINDEKFLENTLNNFGVYFWEAHDKMLCKKFGFDELKEEDEMFFNNWQGLMQDLALDHTLFFNQLEKITPDTDLQKHFSQVAYSALNEEKLSRLKDFMERYQSRLNSNAISKAESVELMKKTNPKFILRNYLLYQCIEEVSAGKTALLMKLTQALENPYQELFPEFSVKRPSIYDDTAGCSTLSCSS from the coding sequence ATGAATATTGAACAGATCAAACAACCTTTCTTCAAAAAATTCCCGGGAGACTTTTCCAATAACCCTACACAGCGAGGCACCCCAAAAGTGCTATTTGCTACGATTGAACCTGCTGGGTTTGAACAGCCTCAACTAATTGCTTTTAACGAGGCTCTTGCTGAGGAAATAGGACTAGGTAAATTTGAAGAAAAGGATCTTAACTTTCTGGTAGCGTCTCATCTACCCGACAATATTCAGACCTACGCTACGGCTTATGCCGGACATCAATTTGGTAATTGGGCCGGGCAACTGGGCGACGGCAGGGCCATTCTGGCGGGAGAAATTACCAATGCTGCCGGTAAAAAGACCGAAATTCAATGGAAAGGAGCCGGTGCAACCCCCTATTCAAGGCGTGCAGATGGAAGAGCCGTATTACGGTCTTCTGTACGCGAATATCTAATGAGTGAAGCCATGTATCACTTAGGCATACCTACCACCAGGGCCTTAAGCCTGGCCTTTACAGGAGAAGATGTCCTTCGGGATATCATGTATAACGGCAATCCACAATACGAAAAAGGAGCCATAGTGATCAGAACCGCCGAAAGCTTCCTTCGCTTTGGACATTTTGAACTGATGTTTGCTCAGGGTGAACATACGTTATTACAGGATCTGCTTGATTTTACAATTGAAAATTACTTTCCTGAAATTGCCTCATCCGATCAGCAGAAATACAAAGATTTTTTTGAGAATATCTGTAGCCGCACGGCAGATTTAATGTTAGAATGGTACAGAGTAGGTTTTGTACATGGGGTAATGAATACAGACAATATGTCCATCTTAGGCCTAACGATCGATTATGGTCCCTATTCAATGCTGGATGAATATAATTTAAATTTCACCCCGAATACCACCGATCTTCCTGGAAGGAGATATGCTTTTGGAAAGCAGGCGCAGATTGCCCAATGGAATCTATGGAAACTCGCAAATGCCCTCCAGCCCATCATCAACGATGAAAAATTCCTTGAAAACACCCTAAATAATTTTGGCGTGTATTTTTGGGAAGCCCATGACAAAATGCTCTGCAAAAAATTCGGATTTGATGAACTAAAAGAAGAGGATGAGATGTTTTTTAACAACTGGCAGGGCTTAATGCAGGACCTCGCATTGGATCATACCTTATTCTTCAATCAATTGGAGAAAATAACACCAGACACAGATTTACAAAAACATTTCAGCCAGGTAGCTTACAGCGCTTTAAATGAAGAAAAGCTCAGCAGACTGAAGGACTTCATGGAACGCTATCAATCCCGTCTGAATTCAAATGCTATTTCAAAAGCTGAGTCCGTGGAATTAATGAAAAAAACAAACCCCAAATTTATTTTGCGGAACTACCTGCTTTACCAATGTATTGAAGAAGTTAGTGCAGGAAAAACAGCACTCTTAATGAAACTAACGCAAGCATTAGAAAATCCATACCAGGAATTATTTCCGGAATTTTCCGTCAAGCGCCCTTCAATCTATGACGACACCGCAGGATGTTCTACACTTTCATGCAGTTCGTAG
- a CDS encoding endonuclease/exonuclease/phosphatase family protein translates to MKLRKIILLLVISLLGHTLFAQAKNELKVLQINIWQEGTVVLNGFPAIANEIIAKHADVVLFSEVRNYKGTDFIQRILTELKTKGAIYFGQSSDAKLDVGFISKYPIESQHALYEKDSTMGGVLKSKIKIGKRFFVCYSLHLDYTNYACYLPRGYDGVTWKKLDRPISGVGTIIEANRKSKRDEAIQDILSDVEKEDQSQSFIIAGDFNEPSHLDWTLATKDLFDHHGAVVPWDCSVLLEKAGFIDSFRQLYPNPVTHPGFTYPAFNKDVPMEKLAWAPTADDRDRIDYVYYRSKKPLKPLKANVVGPEQTVKYGRKQEKDSEDNFLLPEGVWPTDHKAMLVVFKF, encoded by the coding sequence ATGAAATTAAGAAAAATTATATTGCTTTTGGTGATAAGCCTTTTGGGGCATACACTCTTCGCCCAGGCAAAAAATGAGTTAAAAGTACTGCAGATCAACATTTGGCAGGAGGGGACTGTTGTGCTCAATGGGTTTCCTGCGATTGCAAACGAAATTATTGCCAAGCATGCAGATGTCGTTCTCTTTAGTGAAGTCCGTAATTACAAGGGAACAGATTTTATTCAGCGTATACTAACGGAACTCAAAACTAAGGGGGCTATATATTTTGGCCAGTCTAGTGATGCAAAATTGGATGTCGGTTTTATTTCCAAATATCCGATTGAATCACAACATGCGCTTTATGAAAAAGATAGTACCATGGGCGGTGTTTTAAAAAGTAAGATCAAGATTGGGAAGCGTTTTTTTGTATGCTATTCTTTACACTTGGACTACACAAATTATGCCTGCTACTTGCCACGTGGTTACGATGGTGTGACCTGGAAGAAGTTAGATCGTCCTATTTCAGGGGTGGGTACCATTATTGAGGCTAATCGTAAAAGCAAACGTGATGAGGCTATCCAGGATATCCTGAGCGACGTAGAAAAAGAGGATCAATCACAATCGTTTATTATTGCAGGTGATTTTAATGAGCCTTCACATTTGGATTGGACATTGGCAACAAAAGATCTTTTTGACCATCATGGAGCAGTGGTTCCCTGGGACTGTTCGGTTTTATTGGAAAAAGCCGGATTTATAGATAGTTTCCGTCAATTATATCCTAACCCGGTTACTCATCCTGGTTTTACCTATCCGGCTTTCAACAAAGATGTTCCTATGGAAAAATTGGCATGGGCACCCACAGCGGATGATCGAGATCGGATCGACTATGTTTATTACCGTAGCAAAAAACCGTTGAAACCATTAAAAGCTAACGTTGTCGGTCCGGAACAAACCGTAAAATATGGACGGAAGCAGGAAAAAGATAGTGAAGATAACTTCCTACTTCCCGAAGGTGTGTGGCCAACCGATCATAAAGCGATGTTGGTTGTATTTAAATTTTAA